A section of the Spirosoma pollinicola genome encodes:
- the ade gene encoding adenine deaminase, translated as MLTANILNLFDQTIFYGTIAHENGRIVRIDRLGPERINEPYVLPGFVDAHVHVESSLLTPPQFARLAVVHGTVATVSDPHEIGNVLGVAGVNYMIEEARRVPFKFMFGAPSCVPATTFETAGAVISAKDVRQLLAMKEIGYLAEVMNFPGVLHGDPEMMAKIDLAKAFNKPVDGHAPGLTGDEAQRYIDAGISTDHECFTYEEGLDKARRGMKILIREGSAARNFEALISLLAEFPAQVMFCSDDKHPDTLAVGHINQLVVRALEKGHSLWNVLRAACLNSVLHYRLPVGLLREGDPADYIVVDDLQSFCVRQTVINGQVVAKDGQSTIPDLQSEHVNKFACSPKTPTDFIVNADASDDEPLIRVIEALDGQLITNELQVAARIEDGQLVSDVDRDILKLVVVNRYQDTPPAVAFIKNFGLKQGAIASSVGHDSHNITAVGCDDVSICRAVNLVIGAKGGLSAVGNEREELLPLPVAGLMTDKDGYEVAALYSALDQFAKYNLESTLLAPFMTLSFMALLVIPALKLSDKGLFNGQMFRFTPLQIVK; from the coding sequence ATGCTCACGGCTAATATCCTGAATCTGTTTGACCAAACAATCTTTTATGGTACGATCGCACACGAAAACGGGCGTATTGTCCGGATAGACCGGCTCGGTCCCGAACGTATCAATGAACCTTATGTATTGCCCGGTTTTGTTGATGCCCATGTTCATGTCGAAAGCTCCTTACTAACGCCCCCGCAGTTCGCCCGGCTGGCGGTTGTGCATGGCACCGTAGCCACTGTGTCGGACCCGCACGAAATCGGTAATGTGCTGGGCGTTGCCGGAGTGAATTACATGATTGAGGAAGCACGGCGAGTACCCTTCAAGTTTATGTTTGGCGCACCTTCATGCGTTCCGGCCACGACCTTTGAAACGGCAGGAGCGGTTATCAGCGCAAAAGATGTCAGGCAACTATTGGCCATGAAAGAAATCGGCTATCTGGCCGAAGTGATGAATTTCCCGGGTGTGCTGCATGGCGACCCCGAGATGATGGCGAAAATTGATTTAGCCAAAGCATTTAATAAACCCGTAGATGGACATGCCCCCGGCTTAACCGGCGATGAGGCACAGCGTTACATTGATGCCGGTATCAGCACTGACCATGAGTGTTTTACGTATGAAGAAGGGCTGGATAAAGCCCGGCGCGGTATGAAAATTCTGATTCGGGAGGGGAGTGCCGCCCGTAATTTCGAAGCCCTGATTTCGTTGTTGGCGGAGTTTCCTGCGCAGGTCATGTTTTGTTCCGATGATAAGCATCCGGATACCCTGGCCGTAGGGCATATCAATCAGTTGGTGGTGCGGGCGCTGGAAAAAGGGCATTCACTCTGGAATGTATTACGAGCGGCCTGTTTAAATTCGGTGCTTCATTACCGCCTGCCAGTTGGCCTATTGCGCGAAGGCGACCCGGCCGATTATATTGTCGTGGATGATTTACAGTCATTTTGTGTCCGACAAACCGTTATAAATGGACAGGTTGTGGCCAAGGATGGTCAATCGACTATACCTGATTTACAAAGTGAACACGTCAATAAGTTTGCCTGCTCACCGAAAACGCCGACTGACTTTATCGTAAACGCCGACGCTTCGGATGACGAGCCCCTCATTCGGGTCATTGAAGCACTCGATGGGCAGCTTATTACAAATGAATTGCAGGTAGCCGCCAGGATAGAGGATGGACAACTTGTGTCGGATGTTGATCGGGATATTCTGAAATTGGTGGTCGTCAATCGCTACCAGGATACCCCTCCTGCTGTGGCTTTCATCAAAAACTTCGGACTGAAACAGGGCGCTATTGCCTCATCGGTTGGGCACGATTCGCATAATATTACCGCTGTTGGCTGCGATGATGTCAGTATTTGCCGGGCGGTAAATTTGGTCATCGGGGCAAAAGGCGGCCTGTCGGCGGTGGGTAACGAGAGAGAGGAGTTATTACCACTACCCGTAGCGGGCCTGATGACCGATAAAGATGGTTATGAGGTTGCCGCCCTGTATTCGGCTTTAGATCAGTTCGCCAAATATAATTTGGAAAGTACCCTATTGGCACCGTTTATGACCTTATCCTTCATGGCTTTGCTAGTAATTCCGGCGCTGAAGCTAAGTGATAAAGGATTGTTTAATGGCCAAATGTTCAGATTTACTCCTCTTCAAATAGTGAAATAG
- a CDS encoding acyltransferase family protein, which translates to MSPSLSTTQPGSAAGPLASGPALASPALTGRLMSMDAYRGFVMILMAAEMLQFEHMHEAFPNSVIWALLAHHQSHVAWAGCSLHDLIQPSFSFLVGVALPYSMASRAGLGQSPGTQFGNALRRSLILILLGIFLRSTHADQTNFTFEDTLTQIGLGYPFLFLLGKASPRTIWIALAVVLVGYWLAFVLYPAPGTNFDYGAVGVPVDWPEHYSGLMAHFNKNSNLAWAFDTWFLNLFPRAKPFLFNGGGYATLSFIPTLGTMLLGLIAGRWLRSDLTRRELLKRFLLVGAIGLTAGVLLQVTGICPVVKRIWTPAWVLFSGGWCFWLLAFFYGIIDVANKRSWAFPLIVVGMNSIAIYCLVHLIDRFIITSLYTHLGSGPFLILGPAYEQLLIGIVTLGIFYLILRWMYRRKLFIRI; encoded by the coding sequence ATGTCCCCATCCTTGTCTACCACCCAACCCGGCTCTGCGGCTGGCCCACTAGCGTCCGGCCCGGCGCTTGCTAGCCCTGCATTGACCGGACGTTTAATGTCTATGGATGCCTACCGGGGCTTTGTGATGATTCTGATGGCTGCCGAAATGCTGCAATTTGAGCACATGCATGAAGCCTTTCCCAATAGTGTTATCTGGGCATTGCTGGCCCATCACCAGAGCCACGTTGCCTGGGCTGGCTGCTCGCTGCACGATCTTATTCAGCCATCGTTCTCGTTTTTAGTCGGGGTTGCGCTGCCTTATTCAATGGCGAGCAGAGCCGGACTGGGCCAGTCACCCGGAACACAATTCGGGAATGCCCTCCGCCGGTCGCTGATATTGATTTTACTGGGCATCTTTCTGCGGTCAACTCACGCTGACCAAACGAATTTCACATTTGAAGATACACTAACGCAAATTGGTCTTGGTTATCCGTTTTTGTTTTTGCTGGGAAAGGCAAGCCCCCGAACTATCTGGATTGCGTTGGCTGTGGTTCTTGTTGGGTACTGGCTGGCCTTTGTGCTTTATCCGGCTCCCGGCACAAATTTTGACTATGGTGCCGTAGGCGTTCCGGTCGACTGGCCGGAGCATTATAGCGGATTGATGGCTCATTTTAATAAAAACAGTAATCTTGCCTGGGCGTTCGATACCTGGTTTCTGAATCTGTTTCCGAGGGCGAAGCCATTTTTGTTCAATGGCGGTGGGTATGCGACGCTTAGCTTTATTCCTACTCTGGGGACCATGTTGCTGGGCTTGATAGCGGGTCGTTGGTTGCGCTCAGATCTAACGCGTCGAGAACTATTGAAGCGGTTTTTGCTGGTAGGAGCGATTGGATTAACCGCCGGTGTTTTGCTGCAGGTGACTGGTATCTGCCCCGTTGTCAAACGAATCTGGACACCTGCCTGGGTGTTATTCAGTGGTGGCTGGTGTTTTTGGCTGCTCGCCTTTTTCTACGGAATTATTGATGTGGCCAACAAGAGAAGTTGGGCTTTTCCCTTAATCGTTGTTGGGATGAACTCGATTGCTATTTATTGTTTGGTGCATTTGATCGATCGCTTCATCATAACCTCTCTGTATACACATTTGGGAAGTGGCCCTTTTCTGATACTTGGCCCCGCTTATGAGCAATTGCTGATTGGTATCGTCACACTTGGCATTTTTTACCTTATCCTTCGGTGGATGTACCGTCGAAAACTCTTTATTCGTATTTGA
- a CDS encoding UxaA family hydrolase — protein MPARVLKVHPADNVIVALRNLAAGEQIEFDNAVYDLPYAVGAKHKFVTEDRQPGDPITMYGVLVGKASQPIRRGEPITTFNLKHDADRYGLDKKQPYAWQPPDVSVWQDRTFMGYHRADGSVGTRNYWVVIPLVFCENRNVLILKDAFERELGYAQPEMYRAQVHEMLSLYKAGEMDIVKKMQPFVDESQNQTLNHHQANRPFKNIDGIKFLTHEMGCGGTRQDSGYLCSLLAGFINNPNVAGATVLSLGCQHLQVDMISAEIKRQNPKSNKPLLLFEQQAGTEYALMAQAIKETFLGLVEVNKLERQPAHLSALTIGLKCGGSDGFSGISANPALGQLSDIIVTLGGKTVLAEFPELNGVEQELINRTDDTAKAQKFITLMGDYSAQAEAAGSGFDMNPSPGNIKDGLITDAIKSAGAAKKGGTSPVVDVLDYAEPVTASGLNLLCTPGNDVEATTGMAGSGTNVIVFTTGLGTPTGNPVCPVVKVSTNTILKNRMPDVIDFDSGPIIDGEQSIEQNAHDMLEYIIRLASGNEITQAERLGQDDFIPWKRGVSL, from the coding sequence ATGCCTGCCCGTGTATTAAAAGTTCATCCTGCCGATAATGTCATCGTTGCGTTGCGCAATCTGGCGGCCGGAGAACAAATCGAGTTCGACAATGCTGTTTACGACCTGCCCTATGCTGTTGGGGCCAAACATAAATTTGTGACCGAGGACCGGCAGCCCGGCGACCCTATTACGATGTATGGTGTACTGGTTGGTAAAGCCAGCCAGCCTATTCGTCGGGGGGAGCCCATTACCACATTTAATCTTAAGCACGACGCCGACCGCTACGGTCTCGATAAAAAACAGCCTTATGCCTGGCAGCCGCCCGATGTGTCGGTCTGGCAGGATCGCACGTTTATGGGCTACCATCGCGCCGATGGCAGTGTAGGTACGCGTAATTACTGGGTTGTCATTCCGCTGGTGTTTTGCGAAAACCGGAACGTACTGATCCTGAAAGATGCTTTTGAACGTGAACTTGGCTATGCACAACCCGAAATGTACCGCGCACAGGTGCATGAAATGCTGAGTCTGTATAAAGCGGGCGAAATGGACATTGTGAAAAAAATGCAGCCGTTTGTTGACGAATCGCAAAACCAGACGCTTAACCATCATCAGGCCAATCGCCCGTTCAAAAATATCGACGGCATTAAATTTCTGACGCACGAGATGGGTTGTGGCGGCACTCGCCAAGATTCAGGTTATTTGTGTTCGTTACTGGCTGGCTTCATTAATAACCCTAATGTAGCAGGGGCAACCGTCCTCAGCTTAGGCTGTCAGCATTTGCAGGTCGACATGATCTCCGCTGAAATCAAGCGGCAGAATCCGAAATCTAACAAGCCACTTTTGCTGTTTGAGCAACAGGCCGGAACGGAATATGCGCTGATGGCTCAGGCCATAAAAGAGACCTTTCTCGGCTTAGTGGAGGTCAATAAGCTCGAACGCCAGCCAGCGCACCTCAGCGCCCTGACGATTGGCCTGAAATGTGGCGGCTCCGACGGTTTTTCGGGAATTTCAGCCAATCCGGCTTTGGGTCAGCTATCCGATATAATCGTAACACTGGGTGGGAAAACGGTATTGGCCGAGTTCCCCGAGTTGAACGGTGTTGAACAGGAATTGATCAACCGCACCGACGATACCGCCAAAGCACAGAAGTTTATCACGTTGATGGGCGATTATTCGGCGCAGGCTGAAGCCGCCGGGTCTGGTTTCGATATGAATCCATCGCCCGGCAACATTAAAGACGGACTAATTACCGATGCCATCAAATCGGCGGGGGCGGCTAAAAAGGGGGGCACTTCGCCCGTGGTGGATGTTCTGGATTATGCCGAGCCCGTAACAGCTTCCGGTCTCAACTTACTTTGCACACCCGGCAACGACGTTGAAGCGACTACTGGCATGGCGGGTTCGGGCACCAATGTCATTGTTTTCACGACTGGCCTTGGCACACCTACCGGCAACCCGGTTTGCCCCGTCGTGAAGGTTTCGACCAACACCATCCTTAAAAATCGGATGCCCGATGTAATCGACTTCGATAGCGGCCCCATCATTGATGGTGAACAAAGCATCGAACAAAATGCCCACGACATGCTCGAATACATCATCCGGCTTGCCTCAGGCAACGAAATTACCCAGGCCGAGCGGCTGGGACAGGACGATTTCATTCCCTGGAAACGGGGCGTTTCACTTTAA
- a CDS encoding SDR family NAD(P)-dependent oxidoreductase — translation MFSLKNKTALITGGASGIGLAISQTFAQAGATVHILEINGDLARQVADDIIANGGQAQAHTVDVSDQAQVVDLIGQIAAQSPIHILVNNAGVAHIGKADTTTEADFDRIFRINVKGVYNCLYAIIPHFKANGGGVILNMASVAATLGLSDRFAYSMSKGAVLTMTLSVAKDYLTDKIRSNCISPARVHTPFVDGFIAKNYPGQEAEMFEKLSKTQPIGRMAEPQEVGALALYLCSDEAGFVTGCDYPLDGGFVRLNS, via the coding sequence ATGTTCTCACTCAAAAACAAAACTGCCCTCATTACGGGTGGGGCCAGCGGGATTGGGCTGGCCATTTCGCAGACTTTCGCTCAGGCGGGTGCAACTGTTCACATTCTGGAAATCAATGGTGACCTTGCCCGGCAGGTTGCCGACGATATTATTGCAAACGGCGGTCAGGCGCAGGCCCACACGGTCGATGTATCGGATCAGGCGCAGGTGGTCGATCTGATTGGCCAGATAGCGGCTCAGTCGCCCATTCATATTCTGGTCAACAACGCAGGGGTCGCACACATTGGTAAAGCAGATACCACTACGGAGGCCGACTTCGACCGAATTTTTCGTATCAATGTGAAGGGCGTTTACAATTGCCTGTATGCTATTATTCCCCATTTCAAAGCCAATGGCGGAGGGGTTATTCTGAATATGGCGTCGGTAGCAGCAACGCTCGGTTTGTCTGACCGGTTTGCTTACTCAATGAGTAAAGGAGCCGTGCTGACCATGACGCTATCGGTAGCAAAAGACTATTTGACCGATAAAATTCGGAGCAACTGCATATCGCCGGCTCGGGTGCATACGCCTTTCGTCGATGGATTCATCGCCAAAAACTATCCGGGTCAGGAAGCCGAAATGTTTGAGAAATTGTCGAAAACGCAACCCATTGGCCGCATGGCCGAACCACAGGAAGTTGGCGCGTTGGCCCTGTATCTCTGCTCCGACGAAGCAGGCTTTGTAACGGGTTGCGACTACCCGCTGGATGGCGGCTTTGTTCGGTTAAATAGCTAA
- a CDS encoding fumarylacetoacetate hydrolase family protein, whose protein sequence is MKLFRFGSPDHEHPGVVLPTGQHIDVTHFGEDYDESFFASNGPERLTHWLTAHAQNCPEVSAEERFGPCIKRPSKIVCVGLNYAKHAAETGAATPAEPILFFKATTALCGPNDNVVIPKRSEKTDWEVELAIIIGKRASYVELDDAMDYVAGYALHNDYSERAWQLERGGQWVKGKSADTFAPLGPYLVTTDEVPEPNNLHLWLSINGKMLQDSNTDDMIFNVPTLVSYISQFMTLLPGDVISTGTPAGVGLGMSPPWYLKPGDVVELGIEGLGEQKQTAVAFT, encoded by the coding sequence ATGAAACTCTTCCGCTTCGGCTCGCCCGACCACGAACACCCTGGTGTCGTATTACCCACTGGTCAACATATTGACGTAACCCACTTTGGTGAAGATTACGACGAATCTTTTTTTGCCAGCAATGGACCCGAACGGCTCACGCACTGGCTCACGGCCCACGCACAAAACTGCCCCGAGGTATCGGCCGAAGAACGGTTTGGCCCTTGTATCAAGCGTCCGTCTAAAATCGTTTGCGTTGGCCTGAACTACGCCAAGCATGCGGCAGAGACTGGTGCAGCAACACCCGCCGAACCCATTCTATTCTTCAAGGCAACCACGGCCCTTTGCGGACCCAACGATAATGTTGTCATTCCTAAACGCTCCGAAAAAACGGACTGGGAAGTAGAACTGGCCATCATCATTGGCAAGCGTGCCAGCTACGTCGAACTGGACGACGCTATGGACTACGTTGCGGGCTATGCCCTGCACAACGATTACAGCGAACGTGCCTGGCAACTGGAACGGGGCGGCCAATGGGTGAAAGGCAAAAGCGCCGATACCTTCGCTCCGCTGGGACCGTATCTGGTAACCACTGATGAAGTGCCGGAGCCGAACAATCTCCACCTGTGGTTGAGCATCAACGGTAAGATGTTACAGGATTCGAATACCGACGATATGATTTTCAACGTACCTACATTGGTTAGCTACATTAGTCAGTTTATGACGTTGCTACCGGGCGATGTTATCTCGACGGGCACACCCGCTGGTGTTGGCCTGGGCATGTCGCCCCCCTGGTACCTCAAACCCGGCGATGTAGTCGAACTGGGAATCGAAGGCCTCGGCGAACAGAAACAGACGGCGGTGGCATTTACTTAA
- a CDS encoding amidohydrolase family protein produces MTVDAHQHFWHFDPVRDNWITDDMAIIQRDFLPADLEPVLKQNGIDGCVAVQASQSEEETMFLVRMAQTYDIVKGVVGWVDLQSEQLPERLQALSQYTEIKGYRHVAQAEPDDFLARPSVIEGIRQLAELGLTYDILIYPTQLKAALQLVRAVPEVPFVIDHLAKPYIKKGEISRWSNFMGEIAKNKHVSCKLSGMVTEGDWHNWSKKNFFPYMDVIFEHFGPDRILFGSDWPVCLVAADYTQVKTLVEDYVENWGDEVRAKVFGGNAVSFYKL; encoded by the coding sequence ATGACAGTTGACGCTCACCAACATTTCTGGCACTTCGATCCGGTTCGCGATAACTGGATTACGGACGATATGGCTATCATCCAGCGCGATTTTCTGCCCGCCGATCTGGAGCCGGTTCTGAAACAGAATGGTATTGATGGTTGTGTGGCCGTTCAAGCGTCGCAGTCGGAGGAGGAAACGATGTTTCTGGTTCGTATGGCGCAAACCTACGATATTGTAAAGGGCGTAGTCGGTTGGGTCGATCTGCAATCAGAGCAGTTACCGGAACGCTTGCAGGCGTTGTCGCAATACACAGAGATCAAAGGCTACAGGCATGTTGCCCAAGCCGAACCCGACGATTTTCTGGCCCGTCCATCGGTCATCGAAGGCATTCGGCAACTGGCTGAGTTGGGGTTGACATACGATATTCTGATCTATCCAACGCAACTCAAAGCCGCCTTGCAACTGGTTCGCGCCGTTCCTGAAGTTCCTTTCGTGATCGACCATCTGGCCAAGCCGTATATTAAGAAAGGGGAAATCAGTCGCTGGTCGAATTTCATGGGCGAGATCGCTAAAAACAAGCATGTCTCGTGCAAACTTTCGGGCATGGTTACAGAAGGTGACTGGCACAACTGGAGTAAAAAAAATTTCTTTCCATACATGGACGTGATCTTCGAACATTTTGGCCCTGATCGCATCCTGTTCGGTTCCGACTGGCCCGTGTGTCTGGTAGCGGCCGACTATACACAGGTTAAAACCCTGGTTGAAGACTACGTGGAGAACTGGGGCGACGAGGTGCGAGCGAAAGTTTTTGGTGGTAATGCAGTGTCGTTTTATAAGTTATAA
- a CDS encoding gluconokinase — MNCFVGVDVGTTNVKALAMPADLSQILAHASAPLTTLNPEPGYAEQDPAEIWAAFVQVIAEVSRELAVNGHTITHVAFCTAMHSVVPMNADGSSIGNAILWSDNRAEAQAKALRTTQAELGKAIYTQTGTPLHPMIPLCKLAWMREHDPRTLRRTARFGSIKEFLWYKLTGEFEIDFSIATATGLFDESKREWSNQAMDFAGVRADQLSAPVPTTYQRSYQTRPETAGTGLLSGVSLVIGASDGCLANLGAGAIKAGTATLTIGTSGAIRQTVRKPLRDAEVRLFCYYLDEGYYVVGGPTNNGGNVLEWVTEKLTQQDTDAVLAEAETIAPGSNGLLFLPYLQGERAPLWDASVRGAYLHVDWQHTRAHFVRSALEGVLFNLLSINELLTDKTGPARVIHANGGFAQSDFWVQMLADMAGIPVRLNASNESGSMGAILLTLKATGVVKTLDEAAERVAFGKTFQPDLTRFKQYQTDFKRWEAALRKL; from the coding sequence ATGAATTGTTTCGTTGGCGTTGATGTCGGCACTACGAATGTGAAAGCGCTGGCGATGCCCGCCGATTTGAGTCAGATTCTGGCTCATGCATCGGCTCCGCTTACGACCCTCAATCCCGAACCCGGTTATGCCGAACAGGACCCGGCCGAGATCTGGGCCGCTTTTGTACAGGTCATTGCCGAAGTAAGTCGGGAGCTAGCTGTCAACGGACACACGATTACGCACGTTGCCTTTTGCACGGCCATGCACAGCGTGGTACCGATGAATGCGGATGGTTCTTCCATAGGTAATGCGATTCTTTGGTCCGACAATCGCGCTGAAGCGCAGGCAAAAGCCCTTCGAACAACGCAGGCTGAGTTAGGCAAAGCAATCTATACTCAAACCGGAACGCCCCTTCACCCCATGATTCCGCTTTGTAAATTAGCCTGGATGCGGGAGCATGACCCTCGAACCCTGCGCCGAACAGCCCGTTTCGGCTCCATCAAAGAGTTTTTGTGGTATAAACTCACCGGCGAATTTGAGATTGATTTTTCCATTGCCACCGCTACGGGCCTATTCGATGAAAGCAAGCGCGAATGGAGCAATCAGGCGATGGACTTTGCCGGTGTTCGGGCCGATCAATTGTCAGCACCCGTTCCAACGACCTACCAACGGTCGTATCAAACACGGCCCGAAACCGCCGGAACGGGCCTGCTCTCAGGAGTGTCGCTGGTTATTGGTGCGTCAGATGGATGCCTGGCCAATCTTGGTGCGGGTGCCATCAAAGCGGGCACGGCTACACTCACGATTGGCACCAGCGGGGCCATCCGACAAACGGTTCGTAAACCACTTCGCGATGCCGAAGTTCGCTTGTTTTGCTACTACCTGGATGAAGGTTATTACGTTGTTGGCGGGCCAACTAACAATGGCGGCAATGTGCTGGAATGGGTCACGGAAAAGTTAACCCAACAGGATACTGACGCGGTTCTGGCCGAAGCCGAAACCATTGCACCCGGTTCCAATGGGTTGCTGTTCCTCCCCTATCTACAGGGCGAGCGGGCACCCTTGTGGGATGCGTCCGTTCGGGGGGCTTATCTGCACGTGGATTGGCAACACACCCGCGCCCATTTCGTGCGGTCTGCACTGGAAGGGGTGCTCTTTAATCTGCTGAGCATAAACGAATTGCTGACCGACAAAACCGGTCCGGCACGCGTGATACATGCCAACGGCGGCTTTGCTCAGTCAGACTTCTGGGTTCAAATGCTGGCCGATATGGCGGGCATTCCGGTACGGCTCAATGCCAGTAACGAGAGCGGTTCCATGGGCGCTATTCTGTTAACACTCAAAGCCACCGGCGTTGTAAAAACGCTGGATGAAGCCGCCGAACGGGTAGCCTTTGGCAAGACGTTCCAGCCCGATCTCACAAGATTTAAACAGTATCAGACCGATTTCAAACGGTGGGAAGCTGCCTTGCGAAAGCTATAA
- a CDS encoding GNAT family N-acetyltransferase codes for MIETDRLLLIELTVDDAAFMLDLLNTPSWIQFIGDRHVQTLWDAQQYIINGALKSYKEHGFGPYLVKLKTNGLSIGLCGLFKRDALDDPDIGFAFLPDYAGKGYGYEAGSAVITYAQKTFGLTRIFGFTNPANQPSIRLLEKLGLRLEKRFTFTGNGEESLLFGRLLVNL; via the coding sequence ATGATCGAAACAGACCGTTTGTTGCTTATTGAACTTACTGTTGACGACGCGGCCTTCATGCTCGATTTGCTGAATACACCGTCATGGATTCAATTCATTGGCGACCGGCATGTGCAAACGCTTTGGGATGCCCAGCAATACATTATCAATGGTGCCCTGAAAAGCTATAAAGAACATGGCTTTGGGCCTTATCTGGTAAAACTAAAGACCAATGGGCTCTCCATTGGTCTTTGTGGTTTATTCAAACGGGACGCGCTCGATGATCCAGACATTGGCTTTGCGTTTCTACCCGATTATGCCGGGAAAGGATACGGATACGAGGCTGGTTCGGCAGTTATAACCTACGCGCAGAAAACGTTTGGCCTAACGCGCATCTTTGGTTTTACCAATCCGGCAAACCAGCCGTCAATCCGTCTTCTTGAAAAGCTCGGTTTGCGCCTTGAGAAACGATTCACGTTTACTGGTAATGGAGAGGAGAGTTTGTTATTTGGGCGGCTGCTTGTCAATTTATAG
- the argC gene encoding N-acetyl-gamma-glutamyl-phosphate reductase: MEKINVGIIGGAGYTGGELLRILINHPFANVVFTHSKSQAGKPVWSTHTDLLGDTDLTFSGEDISELLAQDGLDAIFLCSGHGASATFMADYDVSDDIAVIDLSADFRDEHDDFVYGLPELNRERIQEAMRIANPGCFASSIQLALLPLAKAGVMTNDVHVSAVTGSTGAGQALVPTTGFTWRNNNVSIYKAFTHQHLAEIRQSLTQLDPDFSQAINFIPYRGDFTRGIMANVYTPFTGTLDEAKQLYRAYYETHPFTHVSDTPVDVKQVVNTNKCLLHLEVHDGQLLITSVIDNLTKGAAGHAVQNMNLVFGLPEDTGLRLKSVAF; the protein is encoded by the coding sequence ATGGAAAAAATTAACGTTGGCATTATTGGCGGAGCGGGTTACACAGGTGGCGAACTGTTGCGTATTCTCATCAATCACCCCTTTGCGAATGTGGTGTTTACGCACAGCAAGAGTCAGGCGGGTAAACCCGTTTGGTCAACCCACACTGACTTGCTGGGCGACACTGACCTGACATTTTCGGGCGAGGATATAAGCGAACTGCTGGCTCAGGATGGGCTGGATGCCATTTTCCTTTGCTCGGGACACGGCGCATCGGCTACGTTTATGGCCGATTATGATGTGTCTGACGATATTGCCGTGATTGACCTGAGTGCCGATTTCCGCGACGAGCACGACGATTTTGTGTACGGTCTTCCGGAACTCAACCGGGAGCGTATTCAGGAAGCCATGCGCATTGCCAACCCCGGCTGTTTTGCGAGTAGCATTCAACTTGCCTTGTTACCTCTGGCGAAAGCGGGCGTTATGACGAACGATGTTCATGTGAGTGCCGTTACGGGCAGCACGGGTGCAGGTCAGGCACTTGTGCCGACAACGGGTTTTACGTGGCGAAACAACAACGTGTCGATTTACAAAGCGTTTACGCACCAGCACTTAGCCGAAATCCGTCAGAGTTTAACCCAACTCGACCCTGATTTTAGCCAGGCTATCAACTTCATTCCTTACCGGGGCGATTTCACACGAGGCATTATGGCTAATGTGTACACGCCATTTACCGGTACGCTGGACGAAGCAAAACAGTTGTATAGAGCCTATTACGAAACGCATCCGTTTACGCATGTCAGCGATACGCCCGTTGACGTGAAGCAGGTAGTGAATACGAACAAATGTTTGCTGCATCTGGAAGTTCACGACGGCCAACTGCTGATTACGAGCGTTATCGACAACCTGACCAAAGGCGCGGCAGGTCATGCCGTTCAAAACATGAACCTTGTTTTTGGTTTGCCGGAGGATACCGGATTGCGATTGAAATCGGTAGCGTTCTAA